A genomic region of Lycorma delicatula isolate Av1 chromosome 4, ASM4794821v1, whole genome shotgun sequence contains the following coding sequences:
- the LOC142324150 gene encoding LOW QUALITY PROTEIN: cytochrome b-like (The sequence of the model RefSeq protein was modified relative to this genomic sequence to represent the inferred CDS: substituted 8 bases at 8 genomic stop codons) — translation MFKSIRKSRPINSFLIDLPRPSNISLXXNFGSLLGICLIIQIISGLFLAIHYSPRIDKAFKRIVHITREVNYGXIIRNIHANGASLFFILIFIHTGRGIYYGSFKLKKTXISGSLILLTLMATAFIGYVLPXGQISFXGATVITNLISAIPYIGEIVVQXVXGGFAVDNPTLNRFFTFHFILPFILSIIVILHLIFLHESGSSNPLGIKNNIDKIPFHPYFTTKDILGIAITIIIFTIIINLNPFLTIDPENFTPANPLRTPPHIQPE, via the coding sequence atgtttaaatctATACGTAAATCAAGACCAATCAATTCATTCTTAATTGATTTACCAAGaccatcaaatatttcattatgatgaaactttGGATCACTTTTAGGAATAtgcttaataattcaaattatctcAGGACTATTTCTAGCAATACATTATTCACCAAGAATTGATAAAGcctttaaaagaattgtacacattACCCGAGAGGTAAATTACGGATGAATAATTCGAAACATCCACGCAAATGGTGCATCACTATTCTTTATTCTAATCTTTATACACACAGGACGAGGAATATATTAtggatcatttaaattaaaaaaaacatgaatatcaggatcattaattcttttaacattaatgGCAACAGCATTTATAGGATATGTACTACCATGAGGTCAAATATCCTTCTGAGGAGCAAcagtaattactaatttaatttcagcAATTCCTTATATAGGAGAAATAGTAGTACAATGAGTATGAGGAGGATTCGCTGTAGACAACCCCACACTTAATCGATTCTTTACATTCCACTTTATTTTACCATTCATattatcaataatagtaatactacatTTAATATTCCTGCATGAATCCGGATCATCTAATCCACTAGgaataaaaaacaacattgaCAAAATCCCATTCCACCCATACTTTACAACAAAGGACATCTTAGGAAtagcaataacaataattatttttacaataataattaatttaaacccaTTCCTAACTATAGACCCAGAAAATTTTACTCCAGCAAACCCACTAAGAACACCCCCACACATTCAACCAGAATGA